The Henckelia pumila isolate YLH828 chromosome 2, ASM3356847v2, whole genome shotgun sequence genome includes a window with the following:
- the LOC140881460 gene encoding histone acetyltransferase of the MYST family 1-like — protein MVSVTLNAPVNGGTGSAASSDKGSDIAEGAAIRPPHAAADYSGSHPGNDSYRKRKMTMMPLEVGTRVNCRWRDGKYHPVKVIERRKLPGGDPNDYEYYVHYTEFNRRLDEWVKREHLDLDSVETDVDEKVEDKVTSLKMTRHQKRKIDETHVEGHEELDAASLREHEEFTKVKNIATIELGRYEIETWYFSPFPPEYNDCNKLYFCEFCLNFMKRKEQLQRHMRKCDLKHPPGDEIYRDTTLSMFEVDGKKNKVYGQNLCYLAKLFLDHKTLYYDVDLFLFYVLCECDDRGCHMVGYFSKEKHSEESYNLACILTLPPYQRKGYGKFLIAFSYELSKKENKVGTPERPLSDLGLLSYRGYWTRVLLDILKKHKGNISIKELSDMTAIKAEDILSTLQNLELIQYRKGQHVICADPKVLDRHLKAAGRGGLDVDVCKLIWTPYKEQS, from the exons ATGGTTTCGGTGACTCTAAATGCACCGGTAAACGGCGGGACCGGCAGCGCCGCTTCCTCCGACAAGGGGTCTGATATCGCAGAAGGAGCAGCAATTCGTCCGCCACACGCCGCGGCAGATTACAGCGGGTCTCATCCTGGGAACGACTCGTATCGGAAGAGGAAAATGACGATGATGCCCTTGGAGGTGGGCACTCGCGTCAATTGCCGTTGGCGTGACGGAAAGTACCATCCCGTGAAGGTCATCGAACGTCGCAAACTTCCTGGTGGCGATCCCAACGATTATGAGTACTACGTCCACTACACCGAAT TTAACCGTAGACTTGACGAGTGGGTGAAGCGTGAACACCTTGATCTTGATTCTGTGGAAACTGATGTGGATGAAAAGGTTGAGGACAAG GTGACAAGCTTGAAAATGACTCGCCATCAAAAACGGAAGATTGACGAGACCCATGTGGAG GGCCATGAGGAGCTTGATGCTGCTAGCTTGCGTGAACATGAAGAATTCACTAAAGTAAAAAATATTGCGACAATTGAGCTTGGGAGATATGAGATTGAGACTTGGTATTTCTccccctttccaccagaatacAATGACTGTAACAAGTTGTACTTTTGCGAGTTTTGCCTTAATTTCATGAAGCGCAAAGAACAACTTCAAAGGCATATG AGGAAATGTGACCTCAAGCATCCCCCAGGTGATGAGATATATCGAGATACTACCTTGTCTATGTTTGAG GTTGATGGCAAAAAGAACAAGGTTTATGGGCAGAATCTTTGCTATCTTGCTAAATTGTTTCTGGATCACAAGACCCTTTACTATGACGTGGATCTGTTTCTTTTCTATGTTCTGTGTGAATGTGATGATCGAGGATGCCACATGGTCGGATACTTCTCCAAG GAGAAGCATTCCGAGGAATCGTACAACTTGGCCTGCATTCTTACTCTTCCTCCTTATCAAAGAAAAGGCTACGGAAAATTTCTGATTGCATTTT CATATGAACTTTCAAAGAAGGAAAATAAAGTCGGAACACCAGAAAGACCTCTCTCAGACCTGGGACTATTGAGTTATCGAGGGTACTGGACACGTGTTCTCCTAGACATACTGAAAAAACATAAGGGAAATATCTCCATTAAG GAGCTCAGTGATATGACAGCTATCAAGGCCGAAGACATATTGTCTACTCTTCAGAACTTAGAGTTAATCCAATACAGGAAGGGACAACACGTTATATGTGCGGATCCTAAGGTCTTGGACCGGCACCTCAAAGCTGCGGGACGTGGCGGTCTCGACGTTGACGTTTGTAAATTGATATGGACGCCTTACAAAGAGCAGAGCTGA
- the LOC140884226 gene encoding glutamyl-tRNA(Gln) amidotransferase subunit C, chloroplastic/mitochondrial: MGSGATVNLLRSLLPPPFSSLRKGAFPKVLVPSKRFYAAKSSLELPDVQRLAGTARISLTPQQVEEFGPKIQQVVDWFGQLQAFDLESIEPAIRADTEGDSVRNDAPAIFDNRDAIIAAIPTFEDSYIKVPKVLNKE; encoded by the exons ATGGGTAGCGGAGCCACCGTGAATCTGCTGCGATCTTTGTTGCCGCCGCCGTTTTCCAGCCTAAGGAAGGGCGCATTTCCCAAGGTGTTGGTGCCAAGTAAGAGATTTTATGCGGCGAAATCGAGTCTCGAGCTGCCGGACGTCCAGCGCTTAGCAGGAACAGCTCGTATTTCCCTCACTCCCCAGCAA GTTGAAGAATTTGGTCCCAAAATTCAGCAAGTGGTGGACTG GTTTGGGCAACTTCAGGCTTTTGACCTTGAGAGTATTGAACCAGCCATAAGAGCAG ATACTGAAGGTGACAGTGTACGAAATGATGCTCCTGCAATATTTGATAACAG gGATGCTATAATAGCTGCTATACCAACATTTGAAGATTCTTATATCAAAGTCCCTAAAGTTTTGAACAAGGAGTGA